A genomic region of Barnesiella viscericola DSM 18177 contains the following coding sequences:
- a CDS encoding choice-of-anchor J domain-containing protein: MQFYGGYDADEWLITPQLSLQAGKNYKLVFKTGLERASSSDYKDLYVTIGSQATAESQSRQLFHETIESALMEEKEVLFTVTESGGYYIGFHCLGSTSYYAIFVDDLAIDETVEVPAAVSDLTVTPGENGALSATIQWTNPSLSAAGTPLSHLTKMELYRNETLIDTQLEPEMGTAQQFVDETVPAPGSYLYKVVGYVDENAGEATTTESAWIGVDIPMPVTELTLSNVDGTPHLSFRTPAGGANGGYIDRESIIYRIVRNPGNELLTEQLTDTTYIDTDDLALALYSYEVTALLGDTESEPATSNALVFGGALALPYETEMATADETALWTIVDGNNDGKSWVYNDDDDDMEYTAYSAADDWLFTPPFKAGKGSHTLDFRASAYSYRYPESMEITLSKDVVPGESQQVIASYPEIRSTLPELYSVDFDVPEEGDWYLGFHITSPDPWGLYLSYCSIKSNVASAIDETLQTAGIYYQRESQSLVLKSTGHLDVVDVRGATVISCQVEGGTLDVSQLPTGLYIARWTAEGEKSEQIKFIK, encoded by the coding sequence ATGCAATTTTATGGTGGATATGATGCCGACGAGTGGCTTATCACCCCTCAACTGAGCCTGCAAGCGGGCAAGAACTACAAGCTGGTTTTCAAGACTGGTCTCGAACGCGCATCATCTTCCGACTATAAAGATCTATATGTCACAATAGGAAGCCAGGCTACGGCCGAATCGCAATCGCGACAGCTGTTCCATGAAACCATCGAGTCGGCCTTGATGGAAGAAAAAGAGGTTCTCTTCACCGTCACCGAATCGGGCGGGTATTATATAGGATTCCACTGCTTGGGATCCACCAGTTATTATGCCATCTTTGTCGACGACCTGGCTATTGACGAAACCGTCGAAGTCCCGGCAGCAGTATCCGATTTGACCGTTACACCCGGTGAAAATGGAGCATTGTCGGCTACTATCCAGTGGACCAATCCTTCACTTTCGGCCGCTGGGACTCCGTTGTCACATCTGACAAAAATGGAGCTGTATCGCAACGAGACGCTCATCGATACGCAACTCGAACCCGAAATGGGAACAGCCCAACAGTTTGTCGACGAGACTGTCCCCGCACCGGGAAGCTATCTTTACAAAGTAGTGGGATATGTAGACGAGAATGCCGGTGAAGCCACAACCACCGAATCGGCATGGATCGGTGTCGATATCCCCATGCCTGTAACCGAGCTGACGCTGAGTAATGTTGATGGAACGCCTCACCTCTCGTTCAGAACACCTGCCGGTGGAGCAAATGGAGGCTACATTGACCGGGAGTCGATTATCTATCGCATCGTGCGCAACCCCGGGAATGAACTGCTGACCGAACAGTTGACCGACACGACCTATATCGATACCGACGATCTTGCCCTGGCTCTGTACAGCTATGAGGTAACGGCCTTGTTGGGCGATACCGAGAGCGAGCCGGCCACCTCGAATGCGTTGGTATTCGGAGGAGCATTGGCCTTGCCCTATGAAACCGAAATGGCTACGGCCGACGAAACTGCCCTGTGGACCATTGTCGACGGCAACAACGACGGCAAGAGCTGGGTCTATAACGATGACGATGATGATATGGAATACACCGCCTACTCGGCAGCCGATGACTGGCTGTTTACCCCACCCTTCAAAGCCGGGAAGGGCTCTCATACGCTTGATTTCCGAGCCAGTGCCTATTCATATCGTTATCCCGAATCGATGGAGATTACACTGAGCAAAGATGTCGTACCGGGCGAAAGCCAACAAGTTATCGCCTCTTATCCCGAAATCAGGTCGACCCTGCCTGAACTTTACTCAGTTGACTTTGATGTCCCCGAAGAAGGCGACTGGTATCTCGGCTTCCACATCACTTCGCCAGATCCATGGGGACTCTACCTCAGCTATTGCTCAATCAAGAGCAATGTTGCTTCGGCTATCGACGAGACGTTGCAAACCGCAGGTATCTATTACCAACGAGAATCTCAATCGCTTGTCTTGAAATCGACCGGTCATCTCGACGTCGTTGACGTGCGTGGAGCAACGGTAATCTCTTGCCAGGTAGAGGGTGGAACACTCGACGTGTCGCAACTCCCGACGGGCCTTTACATTGCCCGCTGGACTGCCGAAGGCGAAAAATCGGAACAGATCAAATTTATCAAATAA
- a CDS encoding DUF4199 domain-containing protein, protein MEKNVETKSIVQFAMEWGVYMGLYFVVKFIFEVWSMDSFFCNAVSLCMLLCIPVFVYFVMRKYDVLNGLKCYFSQLWMMGILLFFFTSLISSLAQYIYYVYINPEYIKLQFQSAVELMEAWNVMANDPSLLEAMKAGLDKGNVPSPMSVVVERMWVNLFFGSLLSAAIAWLVKLRAKSNFTKQ, encoded by the coding sequence ATGGAGAAAAACGTAGAAACAAAGAGTATTGTGCAGTTTGCCATGGAGTGGGGGGTATATATGGGTCTCTACTTTGTGGTAAAGTTTATCTTTGAGGTATGGAGTATGGACTCCTTTTTCTGTAACGCCGTCTCTTTGTGCATGCTGTTGTGTATCCCGGTTTTCGTCTATTTCGTGATGCGCAAGTATGATGTGTTGAACGGGTTGAAATGCTATTTCTCCCAGTTATGGATGATGGGCATACTACTCTTTTTCTTCACTTCGCTCATCAGTAGCCTGGCCCAGTATATCTACTATGTATATATCAATCCCGAATACATCAAGTTGCAGTTTCAATCGGCCGTCGAGTTGATGGAGGCGTGGAATGTGATGGCCAACGATCCTTCGCTGCTCGAAGCCATGAAGGCGGGCCTCGACAAGGGGAATGTACCTTCGCCGATGTCGGTCGTGGTGGAACGTATGTGGGTCAATCTGTTTTTCGGGTCGTTACTGTCGGCTGCGATAGCCTGGCTTGTGAAACTGCGTGCTAAGTCAAATTTTACAAAACAATAG
- a CDS encoding DUF6452 family protein encodes MGAVLRQVRVAGIMALCAITLLLGGCGSDGCVENRNSIPRAQFYAYGAQDLALSVDSISIYGIGQPTDSILLDSAVAVTQVYLPLRFTQDTTQYVIQYLQHSLSSVRYNDTLTFVYQAYPYFASIDCGAMYNFNIDTCRYTRHVLDSVSVIVPEITNHDVENIRLFYTVQTAVPDEE; translated from the coding sequence ATGGGAGCGGTTCTGAGGCAAGTGCGTGTGGCAGGCATAATGGCCCTGTGTGCCATAACGCTCTTGTTGGGCGGTTGCGGCAGTGATGGCTGTGTAGAGAATCGCAACAGCATACCCCGGGCACAATTCTACGCTTATGGAGCGCAGGATCTGGCCCTGTCGGTCGATTCGATTTCAATATACGGTATTGGGCAGCCCACCGATTCGATATTACTCGATTCGGCTGTCGCTGTCACCCAGGTCTATCTGCCGTTGCGCTTTACTCAGGATACCACGCAATATGTCATTCAGTATTTGCAACACTCCCTCTCCTCGGTTCGATACAACGATACGCTTACTTTCGTTTATCAGGCCTATCCCTATTTTGCCTCGATCGATTGTGGAGCCATGTATAATTTCAACATCGATACCTGTCGATACACCCGTCATGTGCTCGATTCGGTTTCGGTCATTGTTCCCGAGATTACGAATCATGACGTAGAGAATATTCGCCTTTTTTATACCGTTCAAACCGCTGTGCCCGATGAGGAGTAA
- a CDS encoding YhcH/YjgK/YiaL family protein produces the protein MIVTNLQHTARIESLHPRFKELFDYVRSHDILHMPCGRIEIDGDALFISNDNPECLPAEKQVLEVHRKYIDVQILLEGRETMGWKALDDLTDEVKPYDPQRDCAFYADRPTSWLHLVPGQLAVFFPEDAHAPIIGEGKIRKMIGKVRID, from the coding sequence ATGATTGTTACCAACTTGCAGCATACCGCCCGCATCGAGTCGCTTCACCCGCGCTTCAAAGAGTTGTTCGACTATGTAAGGAGTCACGACATCTTGCACATGCCTTGCGGACGCATTGAAATCGATGGCGACGCCCTTTTCATCAGCAACGACAATCCCGAATGCCTCCCGGCCGAGAAGCAGGTTTTAGAGGTACACCGCAAATATATCGACGTGCAGATTCTCTTGGAGGGCCGTGAGACCATGGGGTGGAAGGCTCTCGACGATCTTACCGACGAAGTGAAGCCTTATGATCCGCAACGCGACTGCGCTTTTTATGCCGACCGTCCCACCTCGTGGCTTCATCTGGTGCCCGGCCAGTTGGCTGTCTTCTTCCCCGAAGATGCTCACGCTCCGATAATCGGTGAGGGAAAGATTCGCAAGATGATAGGGAAAGTACGAATCGACTGA
- a CDS encoding endonuclease I family protein, which produces MIITALCGMWFSLLADMPRDYYPNTLEGTSGAELKTGLHNLLKDHRRIAYGSSNYDGACTWTVFRESDRRSNDQVWDMYSNYSYSFPQYGAAKGMNIEHSVPKSWWGDAADYDGTTPLTRFQYDGSYDLHHLTPADANANQAKSNYPLGEVVTPSFDNGVSKVGTGYANGKATNLFEPADEYKGDFARMYLYFVTCYQDYSWKSSATTMFAQNTYPTLNAYGLSLLLKWHRQDPVSEKEINRNNAVYSFQGNRNPYIDYPNMVEYIWGDSIDYGFYFSGGGQSIPAISCNDDHIDFGSTGEGTSKSRLLYLKGRNLTDPVNIQILNDNSGEFTVSPSTLSADVLNRTGINLVVIFSPEATTGERHVTLRFSGDNLESSTDIPLSATVLPSQITYLEILDLKPSYKKSDSPVLLRLNSDVAVKWTVDGVTATHFTPANLSPGMHTVKFTTSVGSGKMRVQIVE; this is translated from the coding sequence ATGATTATCACCGCACTATGCGGTATGTGGTTCTCCCTGTTGGCCGACATGCCACGTGATTACTATCCCAACACACTCGAAGGGACAAGTGGAGCCGAGTTAAAGACAGGCCTGCACAACCTGCTCAAAGATCACAGGCGTATCGCCTACGGTTCGAGCAACTACGACGGAGCCTGCACCTGGACGGTATTCAGGGAGAGTGACAGACGTTCCAACGACCAGGTGTGGGACATGTACTCCAACTACTCATACAGTTTCCCGCAATATGGAGCTGCCAAGGGTATGAATATCGAGCACAGCGTGCCCAAAAGCTGGTGGGGCGATGCCGCCGATTATGACGGGACGACTCCCCTTACACGTTTTCAATACGACGGGTCGTATGATTTGCATCATCTTACACCAGCCGACGCAAATGCCAATCAGGCCAAAAGCAACTATCCGCTGGGCGAAGTGGTAACCCCTTCGTTTGACAACGGGGTGAGCAAAGTGGGTACCGGCTATGCCAACGGTAAGGCGACCAACCTTTTTGAACCGGCCGACGAATACAAAGGTGATTTCGCCCGCATGTATCTCTATTTTGTCACCTGCTACCAGGACTACTCCTGGAAATCATCGGCAACCACCATGTTTGCCCAGAACACCTACCCCACGCTTAACGCCTACGGACTCTCCCTGCTGCTGAAATGGCACCGGCAAGACCCCGTGAGCGAGAAGGAGATTAACCGCAACAATGCGGTTTACAGCTTCCAGGGGAACCGCAACCCCTATATCGACTACCCCAATATGGTCGAATACATCTGGGGCGACTCGATTGATTACGGATTCTATTTTTCGGGAGGAGGACAATCTATTCCCGCTATCTCGTGCAATGATGATCACATCGACTTTGGATCCACCGGCGAAGGCACCTCGAAAAGCAGACTGCTCTATCTCAAAGGGCGCAACCTCACAGATCCTGTTAACATACAAATTCTGAACGACAATTCAGGCGAATTTACAGTATCGCCCTCTACCCTCTCGGCCGATGTACTCAACAGAACAGGAATTAATCTGGTCGTTATTTTCTCGCCAGAGGCAACAACTGGCGAGCGACATGTAACGCTACGGTTTTCGGGCGACAATCTTGAATCGTCGACCGACATTCCCTTGTCGGCCACGGTACTTCCATCGCAGATTACCTATCTCGAAATATTGGATTTGAAACCCTCCTACAAAAAAAGCGACAGCCCCGTGTTACTGCGCTTGAACAGCGACGTAGCTGTGAAATGGACGGTCGACGGGGTGACAGCCACCCACTTCACACCGGCCAATCTCTCGCCGGGCATGCACACCGTCAAGTTTACGACCTCGGTCGGGAGCGGAAAGATGCGTGTACAAATTGTCGAATAA
- a CDS encoding nitroreductase family protein, producing MNAMNHVKYPDLLVLVKARKSVRAFTSAQVERDKLEYMLEVARLAPSAVNFQPWCFVVVRDPEQLKALHECYPREWFASAPACIVVCGNHETSWKRAADGKDFCDVDVAIATEHLALAAVEQGLGACWVCNFDVPRCREVLNLPPSWEPVVLMPVGYPADPAETERKRKPLNDVVKWERF from the coding sequence ATGAATGCGATGAACCATGTTAAATATCCCGATTTGCTGGTGTTGGTCAAGGCCCGCAAATCGGTCCGTGCTTTTACTTCTGCCCAGGTAGAGCGGGATAAACTCGAATACATGCTCGAAGTAGCCCGTCTGGCCCCGTCGGCAGTCAATTTCCAGCCGTGGTGTTTTGTCGTAGTGCGGGACCCCGAACAGTTGAAGGCTCTCCACGAGTGCTACCCGCGGGAATGGTTTGCATCGGCTCCAGCCTGCATTGTCGTCTGTGGAAACCACGAGACTTCGTGGAAACGGGCTGCCGACGGTAAGGACTTCTGCGATGTCGACGTAGCCATCGCTACCGAGCACTTGGCTCTGGCTGCCGTCGAACAGGGACTGGGAGCCTGCTGGGTATGTAATTTCGATGTGCCACGCTGCCGCGAGGTATTGAATCTGCCCCCGTCGTGGGAGCCGGTCGTTCTTATGCCGGTGGGCTATCCGGCCGACCCTGCTGAGACTGAGCGGAAGCGCAAACCTCTTAACGATGTCGTGAAATGGGAGCGGTTCTGA
- a CDS encoding TspO/MBR family protein translates to MKGIVYYLLPILLCLGVGFAGSLFQARSMIEWYPLLDKSILTPPGIAFPIAWSVIYICMGISLGRLIHHSRDRMLFWIWGIQLVLNFLWSLFFFTFRYPLLGLVDVLVLDVLVFVYITSAYRRDKAAAWLFVPYFLWLLFATYLNGYIYLYN, encoded by the coding sequence ATGAAAGGTATCGTTTATTATCTTCTGCCCATTCTCCTTTGTCTGGGAGTGGGTTTTGCAGGCAGTCTGTTTCAAGCCCGGTCGATGATCGAGTGGTATCCGTTGCTCGACAAGTCTATCCTCACACCTCCCGGCATCGCATTCCCCATTGCATGGAGCGTGATTTACATCTGCATGGGTATCTCGTTGGGACGCCTGATTCATCACAGCCGCGACCGCATGCTCTTTTGGATTTGGGGCATTCAACTGGTACTCAATTTCCTGTGGAGTCTCTTCTTTTTTACCTTCCGATACCCGTTATTGGGATTGGTCGATGTGTTGGTACTTGATGTGCTGGTTTTTGTTTACATAACAAGCGCCTACCGGCGGGATAAAGCGGCCGCCTGGCTATTCGTTCCCTATTTTTTGTGGCTTCTGTTTGCAACCTATCTCAACGGTTATATATATTTGTATAACTAA
- a CDS encoding glycosyltransferase family 2 protein produces the protein MDISVIVPLYNEAESLPELAAWIERVMATNNFSYEIWFINDGSTDNSWQVIESLRAKNPCIKGVKFRRNYGKSPALYTGFLRAEGDVVITMDADLQDSPDEIPALYRMITVDGYDLVSGWKKKRYDPLSKTIPTKLFNATARKVSGIKNLHDFNCGLKAYKKEVVKNIEVYGDMHRYIPYLAKNAGYNKIGEKAVHHQARKYGKTKFGLDRFVNGYLDLITLWFFSRFGVKPMHFFGLLGSLMFVLGFIAVIVVGANKLYCLYNGLPYRLVTDSPYFYLALTAMILGTQLFLAGFVGELISRNSSERNNYQIESELK, from the coding sequence ATGGATATTTCGGTAATCGTACCTTTGTATAACGAGGCCGAATCGCTGCCCGAGTTGGCGGCGTGGATCGAGCGGGTAATGGCCACCAACAACTTCTCCTACGAGATATGGTTTATTAACGACGGGAGTACCGACAACTCGTGGCAAGTCATCGAGTCGTTGCGTGCGAAGAATCCTTGCATCAAGGGGGTGAAGTTCCGCCGCAACTATGGCAAGTCGCCGGCCTTGTACACCGGGTTTCTGCGTGCCGAAGGTGATGTGGTGATTACGATGGATGCCGATTTGCAGGATAGTCCCGACGAGATACCTGCACTCTACCGCATGATTACGGTCGATGGGTATGATCTGGTATCGGGTTGGAAGAAGAAACGTTACGACCCGCTTTCCAAAACAATACCCACCAAGCTCTTCAATGCCACGGCCCGCAAGGTGTCGGGCATCAAGAATCTGCACGATTTCAACTGCGGATTGAAAGCCTATAAAAAAGAGGTCGTGAAAAATATCGAGGTTTATGGCGACATGCACCGCTACATTCCCTATCTGGCCAAGAATGCCGGCTATAACAAGATAGGGGAGAAGGCTGTTCACCATCAGGCTCGTAAATATGGCAAGACCAAATTCGGGTTGGACCGTTTTGTAAACGGTTATCTCGACTTGATTACGCTGTGGTTCTTTTCCCGTTTCGGGGTAAAGCCCATGCACTTTTTCGGTCTGCTGGGCAGCCTGATGTTTGTACTGGGCTTTATCGCCGTGATTGTGGTTGGAGCCAACAAGCTCTATTGCCTTTACAACGGATTGCCCTATCGGTTGGTAACCGATTCGCCCTATTTCTATTTGGCTCTCACGGCCATGATTTTGGGTACGCAGTTGTTCCTGGCAGGCTTTGTAGGCGAACTTATCTCGCGCAATTCGAGTGAACGCAACAACTACCAAATCGAGTCTGAGTTGAAATGA
- a CDS encoding GNAT family N-acetyltransferase, which yields MEITHDAARCLFQTEVNGTRAYVSYVINNGCLDIEHTIVPPEIGGRGIAAALVKATYDYALSQNLSPRASCEYAAVWLKRNPSYKRD from the coding sequence ATGGAAATTACACACGATGCGGCCAGATGCCTTTTTCAAACGGAGGTCAACGGTACGAGAGCTTACGTCTCTTATGTGATAAACAATGGGTGTCTCGATATCGAGCACACCATCGTTCCCCCGGAGATAGGCGGTCGGGGAATTGCCGCCGCTCTGGTGAAAGCTACCTACGACTATGCCTTGTCGCAGAACCTGTCGCCCCGGGCTTCGTGCGAATATGCGGCAGTCTGGCTGAAACGGAACCCTTCGTACAAGCGCGATTGA
- a CDS encoding Ig-like domain-containing protein, with the protein MNATKYLRYIVTPLIALLLLCGCREEQEETQITEFTLRVDESVSIKLPQSNAYTLTADNPIIDYVQSGSRLDVTAIKEGKTTLTVMLDSGESRSYTFTVTANASQIGFTIISTPRVESWVGSSLKTEQTAGLQVSCEPGVDITGASADSSTRTYTFIYTETGKLLRFSAQGDFTQKGSLNNGVIATRENRNEPIQYETCTAVTIEKVNSEGKIWFTLQFADRSDIRIVTEVF; encoded by the coding sequence ATGAATGCAACAAAATATCTTCGTTATATTGTAACCCCGTTGATTGCACTCCTGCTGCTTTGCGGTTGCCGGGAAGAGCAAGAAGAGACCCAGATTACCGAGTTTACCCTACGGGTCGACGAATCGGTATCCATCAAACTCCCCCAGTCAAATGCTTATACCTTGACAGCCGATAACCCCATCATCGATTACGTTCAATCGGGCAGCCGGCTCGACGTGACTGCCATCAAGGAGGGCAAGACAACTCTCACCGTCATGCTCGACTCGGGCGAAAGCCGCAGTTATACCTTCACGGTTACAGCCAACGCTTCGCAAATAGGCTTCACTATCATCTCCACCCCCCGAGTAGAGTCGTGGGTAGGGTCGAGTTTGAAGACCGAACAGACCGCCGGATTGCAAGTGAGTTGTGAACCCGGGGTAGACATCACCGGTGCATCGGCCGACTCGTCGACTCGCACCTATACCTTTATCTATACCGAGACGGGGAAACTGCTGCGCTTCTCGGCTCAGGGTGATTTTACCCAAAAGGGCTCGTTGAACAATGGAGTTATCGCAACCCGTGAAAACAGAAACGAGCCTATCCAATACGAAACCTGCACCGCTGTGACAATCGAAAAAGTGAACTCAGAGGGTAAAATCTGGTTCACCCTGCAATTTGCCGACCGCAGCGACATTCGCATCGTTACCGAGGTTTTCTAA
- a CDS encoding DUF6048 family protein — translation MRSKLFILFLLITLSSMAQRRITPVDPTVNPDTVVIQTDSTEMQQPEKPKIKGYLYPLLNGLTLNVNILDGVTKIFGQTYGNYEIAAELDLHNRFFPVWEVGVGYADNTPEGLNFTYRTHPSLYNRVGMNYNFGYNKDAMSFFYIGLRYGFSIFSYDIDNIAMESSYWDESETLQMKNQHSWAHWGELLGGLRVQVYKNFYMGWTARYRMVFGYKKNAASEPWFIPGLGPKSSPFGFTYTVGYRFSFGKKRELTKEELSAIE, via the coding sequence ATGAGGAGTAAACTTTTCATATTGTTTCTGTTGATAACCCTCTCGTCGATGGCTCAACGACGGATTACGCCGGTCGATCCCACGGTCAATCCCGATACGGTAGTCATACAGACCGACAGTACAGAGATGCAGCAACCCGAAAAACCTAAAATCAAAGGTTACCTGTATCCGCTTCTGAACGGGCTTACCTTGAATGTGAATATACTCGACGGGGTTACCAAGATATTTGGTCAGACATACGGCAATTACGAAATCGCGGCCGAACTTGACTTGCACAACCGCTTTTTCCCCGTTTGGGAGGTGGGTGTCGGTTATGCCGACAATACGCCCGAGGGATTGAACTTTACCTATCGCACACACCCTTCGCTATACAATCGGGTGGGCATGAATTACAATTTCGGCTATAATAAAGATGCGATGAGTTTCTTCTACATAGGCTTGCGATATGGATTCTCGATATTCTCCTACGACATCGACAACATCGCCATGGAGTCGTCGTATTGGGACGAGTCAGAAACGTTGCAAATGAAAAATCAGCATTCGTGGGCCCACTGGGGTGAATTGTTGGGTGGACTGCGTGTGCAGGTCTATAAAAATTTTTACATGGGGTGGACAGCCCGGTATCGCATGGTATTCGGATATAAGAAGAACGCAGCTTCCGAGCCTTGGTTTATCCCCGGATTAGGGCCCAAGAGTTCACCTTTTGGGTTTACCTATACGGTGGGCTATCGCTTCTCGTTTGGCAAGAAAAGAGAGTTGACAAAAGAAGAACTGTCGGCCATCGAATAA
- a CDS encoding fibronectin type III domain-containing protein, whose amino-acid sequence MSPNTWVYSEDGAWYEQESSDADDWIIAPAVTLDAGKTYNVSAYVKHESSFFYDCQKIELKIGREATVDGLTTRLFSDESFKSQFFVEKSGTFSPDESGTYYIGLHCYSDSFNGDLYLQKIVVEEAPIYPAQVSDLTVEAGEAGELSAHLSWTWPSTDQYGNPLTLLSGAKIYRDGDLITTIEEATIGQATEWTDQTIERAGSYDYEVVAYNSFGDAQGNAISVSSPWIGYDTPEAVTQLTATAENETVTLSFTPPTAGKNGGYIDPAALTYQISRTPGGVLTEDFSGPLPYVDVVPELGSYTYTVTATFDGKSSAPVTSNRVVAGGMKELPYSESFDTESALDLFTIIDGNNDSKS is encoded by the coding sequence GTGAGCCCAAACACTTGGGTTTACAGCGAAGACGGCGCTTGGTATGAACAGGAATCAAGTGATGCCGACGACTGGATCATTGCCCCTGCCGTCACGCTCGATGCCGGTAAAACCTACAACGTATCGGCCTATGTGAAACATGAATCTTCCTTTTTTTATGATTGCCAAAAAATCGAATTGAAGATAGGTCGCGAAGCTACCGTCGACGGATTGACAACCCGATTGTTTTCGGACGAATCTTTCAAAAGCCAATTCTTCGTTGAAAAATCGGGCACCTTCTCACCCGACGAAAGTGGAACCTACTACATCGGTCTTCACTGTTACAGTGACTCTTTTAATGGTGACCTCTATCTGCAAAAGATAGTTGTCGAAGAGGCTCCTATCTATCCGGCTCAGGTTTCAGACCTGACGGTCGAGGCCGGAGAAGCCGGAGAGCTGTCGGCTCATCTGTCGTGGACCTGGCCATCGACCGACCAGTATGGGAACCCGCTTACCCTCTTGTCGGGAGCGAAAATATACCGCGACGGCGACCTGATAACGACTATCGAAGAAGCCACCATAGGTCAAGCTACCGAATGGACCGACCAAACTATCGAGCGAGCCGGAAGTTATGACTACGAGGTTGTGGCCTACAACAGTTTTGGCGATGCCCAAGGTAATGCCATTTCGGTTTCCTCGCCGTGGATAGGGTACGATACCCCCGAAGCGGTAACCCAACTGACCGCCACCGCCGAAAACGAGACAGTAACGCTCTCGTTCACTCCGCCCACTGCCGGGAAAAATGGAGGATATATCGATCCGGCGGCTCTCACATACCAGATAAGCCGCACACCGGGTGGCGTATTGACCGAAGATTTTTCTGGGCCCTTGCCCTATGTGGACGTAGTACCCGAACTGGGCAGTTATACCTATACGGTCACAGCGACCTTCGATGGGAAATCGAGCGCCCCGGTCACCTCGAACCGAGTCGTTGCCGGAGGCATGAAAGAGTTGCCATACAGCGAGAGTTTCGATACCGAGTCGGCTCTCGACCTGTTTACCATCATCGACGGGAATAACGATAGTAAGAGTTGA